From the genome of Desulfovibrio sp. JY:
ATCCGGGCGCACGCCGCCGTCGGGGTGGGAGGGCAGTTCCACGGCCCGCAGGCCGAAATTCTCCAGCAACTGCAGAAAGCAGTAGTAGGAAGGGGCGGCGATGGCCACGTTGTCGCCCGGCCGCGTGACCGAGCGCAGGGCGATGTACAGCGCCTCCATGGCCCCGGAGGTGACCATGACGTCCTCGGGCCGGGCCTCGATGCCGGCCTCGACCAGACGCCAGGCGATCTGGCGGCGCAGTCCCAGATTGCCGAACACGCCCTCGTAGGCCACCACCGACTCGCCGCCGGCCGTCGCCACCTTGGCCAGAAGCCGGGAAAGCTGGCGCGTGGGCAAAAGCGATTCGTCGGTCTGGGCCACATTGAGGGGCACCATGTCGTGCCGGCCCATGCCGTCGAGGACCTCCCGGATCAGCGCTCCCCGGTTGACGGCCGTGGGCGGCTTGGCCGGCAGGCGCGACGGCCGGGGCGCGGGCGGTCGGTCGGGCCGCGAACGCACGAAAAATCCCGATTTGGGCCGTGCCTCCACCACCCCGCGCCGCTCGAGGGCCATGTAGGCCTGGTTGACCGTGGACACGCTGACGCCAAGCCGGGTTCCCAGGGCGCGCAGCGACGGGATGCGCTCGCCAGGCAGCAGCTCCCCGGCCTCGATGCGCTCCAGGATATGGCGCTCCACGCTGACGTAGCGGAAGACGCCCTCGTCGGTCTCGGTCAGGGCCATGGCGTTTCCTCCTGCCCAATCTGTTATGCCCATTTTTTCTTTGAACTGTGTCTGTCATGGTAACAGACGTTCTGCTCTAAAGGAAGTGCGCCGCCGGTGGGGCCGACGGCGCAAAGATGAGGAGGACGCCATGTTTGCGGATCGGATCAAGGAAGACAAACAGCTTGCGGCGGCCCGTCCCGGGCTTTTGGACACCTGGCTTTCCCGCTTGCGGGACAACCGGCTCGCGCGGGTGGCGGCCGAGGCCGGCGAGCGTTTTTTCACGCCGGGGCGGCGGCTGACCGTGCGCCTGGGCCAGGGCAAATATCTGAGCCTTTCCGGCACGCGGTTTTGCCGGGTGGAGTGCCGGCGCGGCGCGGTCTGGGTGACGGCGGCGGGCGTCGGCCGGGATACGGTGCTGACGCCCGGGCAGCGGGCGAGCTTTTCCCGGGGCGGCAAGGTGGTGATCTCCGGGCGGGGCGACGCGTCGGAAGCGCGGGTGTGCTGGGACTGAAGCCTTTCGTCGGTGAGGCGCAATCCGTTCGACGCCGGATCGTGTTGCCGGGCTTGGCGCAACCTGCTATCGCCAGGACAGCAAAGGAGCCTGCCGCATGGAAGTAAGCTGTCCGATCGCCCCCATCGACACGTCCATCCCGGTTCTCGGCCCGGCCAAGATTCCCTCGCCGCTGCCCTATTGCCGCTTCGCCGACGACAGCCGCGCCCGGATGGAACTCGACGCCAGCGAATTCGGTTCGGGCGAAGGGCCGTGCTTCGCCGACTTCGAACTGGCCGGGCCGCGCAGCCGCATCTACTACGATTCCTCCAAGGTCAAGGCGGCCATCGTCACCTGCGGCGGGCTGTGCCCGGGCCTCAACGACGTCATCCGGGCCATCGTCATGGAGGCCCACCACAACTACCACGTGGCCGGCGTGCTCGGCATCCGCTTCGGCCTGCAAGGGTTCATCGAATCCTACGGCCACGAGCCCTTGGAACTGACCTCGGCCAACGTGGCCGACATCCACCAGTTCGGCGGCACCATGCTCGGCTCCAGCCGCGGCCCCCAGCGCCCGGAGGATATCGCCGACGCCCTGGAGCGCCTCAATGTCGCCATGCTCTTCGTCATCGGCGGCGACGGCTCCATGAAGGCGGCCCGGCGCATTCAGGAGGAAATCGCCCGACGCGGCTCGAAAATCAGCCTCATCGGCGTGCCCAAGACCATCGACAACGACATCAACCTCGTCACCCAGTCCTTCGGCTTCGACACGGCCGTGGAAAAGGCCGCCAAGGCCATCCGTTGCGCCCATACCGAGGCCATCGGAGCCTTAAACGGCGTGGGCCTGGTCAAGCTCATGGGCCGGGAATCGGGGTTTATCGCCGCCCAGGCGACGCTTGCGCTCAAGGAAGTCAACTACGTGCTGGTGCCGGAATACCCCTTCACCCTGGAGGGGGAGCATGGGCTCTTGCCGTCCCTGGAAAGTCGCCTGGCCCGGCGCGGTCACGCCGTGATCGTCGTGGCCGAGGGCGCCGGACAGGACCTGCTCCCGGACACGGGGCTGCGCGACGCTTCGGGCAACCCGGTGCTCGGCGACATCGCCGAATTTCTTTCCGGCAGGATCGAGTCGTATTTCCGCGACCGCGACATCCCCATGACGCTCAAGTTCATCGACCCGAGCTACATCGTCCGGTCGGTTCCGGCCAATGCCAACGACCGGGTCTACTGCGGCTTTCTGGGACAAAATGCGGTGCACGCGGCCATGGCCGGCAAAACGGGAATGGTGGTGTCCAAGCTCTACGGCCGCTACGTCCACCTGCCCCTCGACCTCGTGACGCTGCGGCGCAAGAAGCTCAATATCGCCTCGGACTACTGGCGCTCGGTGATCGAATCCACAGGCCAGTACACGGTGACGCCCTTCATCGACGACCCCGCCATTTTCTGCGCTAGGTAAGTTTGGGGGAAGAGGGAAGAGTGTGCGAGAGGGGAACCCTTTTTGAAAAAAGGGTTCCCCTCTCGCGCTCTCCCTTCCCAAAAACTTTCGACGGTTACAGACGCTGTGACGGTAATGATCTGTAACTATTAAAAGTCTTTTGGAGGGGGGTCCGGGGGGAACCTTTTCTTCAGAAAAGGTTCCCCCCGGGAAGTCTCTTTCCTTTCCCTCTCTCCCCTATCCCCTATTCTCTCTCCCAGGCCGCCAGGGCGCGCAGGGCGAATTCGAGGAGTTCGTCGATGGGGCGTTCGGGCAGGCTGGCGTGGGCGCAGGCCAGGTAGAGCGGTTCGCGCTCGGCCAGGGTGGCGGTGATTTCCTCGCGCAGCCCGAGCTGCGTCAATTTGGGCCGTTGTTCCTCGTTGAGGTCGGCCATGAGGCGTTCGGCCAGGCGTTCCGGGTCGGCCTGGAGGTAGAAAACCAGTCCCTTGCCCAGCAGGTCGCGGTTTTCGGGCAGGAGGATAACGCCGCCGCCCGTGGCCACCACCAGGCCCGGCTGTTCGGCGGTTTCGGCCAGGATGGCGGCTTCGGCCTTGCGGAAGGCGTCCCAGCCGTCGCGGCCGACCATGTCGGCGATGGTTTCCCCATATTTTTCGCAAAATGCCGCGTCGAGGTCGGTAAACGGCCGGCCGAGGCGTTCGGCCAGGCGTTTGCCCAGGGTGGTTTTGCCCGAGGCTCGGGGCCCGATGAGGTAGATGTTGCGGTCGTCGGCAAGGGGCATGGCGGCCTCCGTGAAGGATACTGGCGGGAAAAAACGGTCCGCCGCGCCCGGGAAATAGCGTTCCGGGGCCTTTCTGTCGAGCCGGGGTGTAACCGAAGGCCTCTTTGCCGCGCCCAAGACGGCAGTGTGGGTTTATGCCCGCGCCATCGAGGAGGGACTTGCGGCATGGACGGGGTGGCGGGCGTGACCTCGGCCCGGTCCCGGCCGTGCCGACGGCTGGTGGGCATGGGACAATTTTTGACGAAACTCGACGGCATCGACGACGGCTCCCTGGCCGCCGCCGCCGCTCGGGGCGATCAGCGGGCGTTTGCGGCCCTGGTGTCCCGGCATCAGCCCGGCGTCTTGCATCTCGTCTCGCGTTTTTGCGACGATCCCGACGGCATGGAGGATCTGGCCCAGGAGATCTTCGTCAAGGCCTACCTGAAGCTGGGGACGTTGCGCAACGGGGCGGTCTTTCGCGGCTGGCTGCACCGCATCGCGGCCAACACCTGCATCGACTGGCTGCGCCGGCGCAAATCCGACGTGGACACGGTGGCCGGGCTCGAGGAATCGCTGCCCGACGAGCGCGACCAGGCCAGGGTCGAGGCCCGCGATGCCCGGCGTCGGCTCGAGGCGGCCATGACCGTGCTCGGGCCCAAGGACAGGTTGCTGATGGTGCTTTTGGGACTCGAGGGCAAGAGCGTGGAAGAGGTGGCGGGCATGACCGGCATGACCCAGGTCAACGTCAAGGTCCGGGCCTTTCGCGCCCGGCGCAAGCTCAAGGCCTATCTGGAGAAGGAACATGACTGAGCGGACAAAAACGGCCCAGGGGCTGGCTCTGATCGCGGCTTGTCTGCTGGGCGTGGGGCTTGGCTGGCTGGGCGCCACCTACAAGGCCGTGCACGAGGGCCGGGCGCGGGACAACGAGCCGATGGATACCTTGCGCGCGCGTATCGAGGCCGAGGAAATGCGGCTGCTCGACTTGAACCCGTCCCAACGGGCGACCTTTATCGCCGCCCGGGAGCAGGCCCATCGAGAGATGGCCCAGGTGTTCGGCCGCAATCGGCCCGAACTCGAATATATCATGCGTCAAAGCGATGCGCGTATCCGCCCCATGCTTTCCCCCCGCCAACTGGCCGTCTATGACCGGCTGGAACAGGAACGTCGGCGCGGCCTGCCCGAGCGGCCGGACGGCGCGGACGACTGATCATTCGTTGCGCAGGTAGGGCCAGGCCTTGCCCGACAGGGTGCGCCAAAGCCCGGCCATGCCGAGCGTCAGCGTCAATCCCGCCGCCGCCCCCACCGTGAGCATCGCCGGCCCGGCGAAAAAGCGAAACGGCAGGTCCATGAAAAAGGCCACAAAGGCCCAGGCCAGCCCGCCGCCGATGACCAGGGCCATGCACCCGGCCAGCACTCCGAGCAGGGCGTTTTCCCCCAGAAAAACCGCCAGTATGTCCCGCCGCTTCGCGCCGCAGGCTTTGTAGATGGCCGCTTCGTAGGATTTGCGCCGCATGCCCACGGCCATGGTCTGCAGCAGCACCAGCATGCCCACGGCCAGGGTGGTTCCGGCCGCGACGCTCACGGCGGCCGCGACCTTGTCCGCCACGCGCAGCACGGCGCTTAGGGCATCGCCGGTGCCGATGGCGGTCACGTTGGAAAACCGTTTGGTCACGGCGTCAAAAAGCGCTTCGGCCGGATCGCCGGGGCTTTTTTTGTCCACGGAGGCCGTGGCCAGCCAGGTCATGGGAATGCCGTCGAGCGCTCCGGGCGAGAAGACGAAGACGTAGTTGATGCCGAGCGACAGCCAGTTGATGCGCCGCAGGCTGGCCACCGTGGCCGTGATCTCGCGGCCGAGCGCGTTGACCGTCACCGTGTCGCCCAGGGAAAGCCCCAGGCCGGCGGCGATTTTCGCATCCACCGACACCAGCGGCGGCCCGGCATAGTCCTTGGGCCACCAGTGCCCGGCCACGATATGCGTGCCTTCGGGCATGGTCGTGGCGTAGGTCAGTCCCCGGTCGCCTTGGACGGCCCAACGGGCGTCCGGCTCCACGCGCGCCTCCGCCACGGGCGTGCCGTGAAGTCTGGCGATGCGCCCCCGGGCCATGGGCGAGGTCTCGATACGGGTGACGCCCGGCACGGACCGGGCCGTTTGCAGGAACGCCGGCAACTGGCCCGGCTGGATGTCCACGAAGAAAAAGGCCGGGGCCGTGCGGGGAATGTCCTCGGTGAAGGCGGCGCGGAAATTGGCCTCCACCAGGATCATGGCGCACAGGGTGGAAAGCCCGAGCCCGAGCGCCGCCAGCACCCGCCCCACCTGGTTGTCCGGGCGGGAGACGGCGCGAAGGGCCAGTCCCCGGATTCCGGGCCGGCGGGGGATGCGCCCGGCCAGAAAGACCGCCAGTCTGGCGAAAAGCCAAAACAGGGCCGTTGCCGCGACGGCCGCCGCAACGAAGCCCAGCCCCAGGCGCCGGTCCGGGGTGGAGGCCACGGCCAGGGCGAACAGCCCGGCCAGGCAGACAAGGCCCGGCAGCCGGGCGGCCAGTCCGAGATGCGGGCGATCCGGGGCGTCGTAGCCGCGAAAAAGAAGCAGGGGCGGCACGTGCCCGGCGGCGGCCAGCTGGGGCAGGGAAAAGGCCAGGGCGGTCAGCGCCCCGCAGGCTCCGGCCAGCCCCAGCGCCCCGGGATAGGGGCCTGGCGGGAAACGCACCGGCACAAGCGTGCCGAGAAGCGGACCGAGCGCGACCGGAACCATGGCCCCGACGAGCAGGCCCACGGCGATGCCGCAGGCGGCCTGCCCCGCGATCACCAGGAGATAGGTGGTCACGATCAGCCGGCGGGGCGCGCCCAGGCATTTCATGGCCGCGATGGAGGCCGTGCGGCCGTCGAGGTAGCCGGAGACGGCCTGGGAGATGCCGATGCCGCCCAAAAGCAGCGCGGCAAGGCCGACAAGGGCGGTGATGGCGGCCAGCCGGTCCATGAAGCGCGTGAGCCCCGGCTGGGCCGCGGCGGCGTCGCGCAACCGCCAGTCGGCCGTGGGAAACTCCCGGCGCAGGGCGGCCATGGCGCTTTTGGCCGATCCCCCGGCCGGAAGCCGCAGACGGTAGAAGTGGCGGGTGAGGCTCCCCGGGCCGTCCAGGCCGGCGGCGTGCAGGCTGGACGCGGCCACGAGCAGGGGCGGTCCCAGGGCGGTCAGGCTGCCGGCGGCATCGGGCGTGCGGTCAAGCACGGCCCGCACGACATAGGCCGCGTCGGCGACGAGGATCGTATCGCCGACGCCGATCCCGAGGCGTGACAGCAGTTCCGGCGCGACGATTGCGCCGGGCCGGCCGTCCCGAACGGCCAAGGCCCGGGCCAGGGGCATGGCGGGGCGCAACGCCACGCTGCCGTAGAGCGGATAGGCCGCGTCCACGGCCCGCAGGGTGGCCAGCGTCCGGGGGGCCGGGCCGGCTGTCGCCTGGCGTCGGGCCATGACCTGCATGGACACGAGGTGGGAGACGCGGCCGAGGCGGGCCAGGGCGGCCTGTTCCTCGGCGCTCGCCGGCCGCTGGGACAGGGCCGCCTCCAGGTCGCCGCCCAGAAGCGCCGCCGCATCCTCGGTGAGGCCGGCCTCGTAGGAGGCCGCCAGGCTTTTGACCCCGGCCACGGCGGCGACGCCCAGGGCCAGGCAGGCCAGAAAAACGCCGAAGCCTCGGAAACCGGCCCGCAGTTCCCGCCCGGCCAGACGCAGAGCCAACCCTATCCCATTGGAAAAACGCATGTCCTTTGCCCTGCCTGTTGCCAGCATTACGGGAGATGGCGAGACGGGGGGGCCGTCTGGAAAAGTACTATTGGCATTGCAACACGTAGCGAAATAAGACAAGTAATGAAGATGCGCAGCTTCGAGTGCCCGCGTCCATTGCGGGTGGCGCGGTTTGTAATAGGGTGGGGATTTGGGAAACGCAAGCAACGGGGGAACGAACGTGAAAAACATGAAACTCGGCGTCAAAATCAGCATCGGCTTCGGACTGTTGATCCTCATTGCCTGCGTGCTCGGCGGCATGGCTGTGGTCAACATGCACGGCGTCGAAATCCAGTCCACCCGGCTGGCCAAGGAATTCGTTCCGGAAGTCGCCATCGCCAACACGATCGAGCGGGCCGCTTCGCTGGTGATGATGGATATCCGCGCCTATGGGTATAGTGAAAATAAAAAGGATCTTGAAGCCGGGCTGCGTAATTTCGCCGAACTGAAGCGGGCCCTGGGCGAGGCCAAGGCCCACTCGGAAAAATATCCGGACCTGACCAAACTGCGCGAGGATGTGGGCAAGGCCCAGGTCAGGGTGACGGAATACGAAAAACTCATTGCGGATACGTCGTCGCGCCTGGACGCCCTGACCTCGGTGCGGCGCACCCTGGATGTGGCCGCCGCCGC
Proteins encoded in this window:
- a CDS encoding AAA family ATPase, yielding MPLADDRNIYLIGPRASGKTTLGKRLAERLGRPFTDLDAAFCEKYGETIADMVGRDGWDAFRKAEAAILAETAEQPGLVVATGGGVILLPENRDLLGKGLVFYLQADPERLAERLMADLNEEQRPKLTQLGLREEITATLAEREPLYLACAHASLPERPIDELLEFALRALAAWERE
- a CDS encoding RNA polymerase sigma factor, translating into MGQFLTKLDGIDDGSLAAAAARGDQRAFAALVSRHQPGVLHLVSRFCDDPDGMEDLAQEIFVKAYLKLGTLRNGAVFRGWLHRIAANTCIDWLRRRKSDVDTVAGLEESLPDERDQARVEARDARRRLEAAMTVLGPKDRLLMVLLGLEGKSVEEVAGMTGMTQVNVKVRAFRARRKLKAYLEKEHD
- a CDS encoding ATP-dependent 6-phosphofructokinase — its product is MEVSCPIAPIDTSIPVLGPAKIPSPLPYCRFADDSRARMELDASEFGSGEGPCFADFELAGPRSRIYYDSSKVKAAIVTCGGLCPGLNDVIRAIVMEAHHNYHVAGVLGIRFGLQGFIESYGHEPLELTSANVADIHQFGGTMLGSSRGPQRPEDIADALERLNVAMLFVIGGDGSMKAARRIQEEIARRGSKISLIGVPKTIDNDINLVTQSFGFDTAVEKAAKAIRCAHTEAIGALNGVGLVKLMGRESGFIAAQATLALKEVNYVLVPEYPFTLEGEHGLLPSLESRLARRGHAVIVVAEGAGQDLLPDTGLRDASGNPVLGDIAEFLSGRIESYFRDRDIPMTLKFIDPSYIVRSVPANANDRVYCGFLGQNAVHAAMAGKTGMVVSKLYGRYVHLPLDLVTLRRKKLNIASDYWRSVIESTGQYTVTPFIDDPAIFCAR
- a CDS encoding DUF2917 domain-containing protein, which produces MFADRIKEDKQLAAARPGLLDTWLSRLRDNRLARVAAEAGERFFTPGRRLTVRLGQGKYLSLSGTRFCRVECRRGAVWVTAAGVGRDTVLTPGQRASFSRGGKVVISGRGDASEARVCWD
- a CDS encoding FtsX-like permease family protein; its protein translation is MRFSNGIGLALRLAGRELRAGFRGFGVFLACLALGVAAVAGVKSLAASYEAGLTEDAAALLGGDLEAALSQRPASAEEQAALARLGRVSHLVSMQVMARRQATAGPAPRTLATLRAVDAAYPLYGSVALRPAMPLARALAVRDGRPGAIVAPELLSRLGIGVGDTILVADAAYVVRAVLDRTPDAAGSLTALGPPLLVAASSLHAAGLDGPGSLTRHFYRLRLPAGGSAKSAMAALRREFPTADWRLRDAAAAQPGLTRFMDRLAAITALVGLAALLLGGIGISQAVSGYLDGRTASIAAMKCLGAPRRLIVTTYLLVIAGQAACGIAVGLLVGAMVPVALGPLLGTLVPVRFPPGPYPGALGLAGACGALTALAFSLPQLAAAGHVPPLLLFRGYDAPDRPHLGLAARLPGLVCLAGLFALAVASTPDRRLGLGFVAAAVAATALFWLFARLAVFLAGRIPRRPGIRGLALRAVSRPDNQVGRVLAALGLGLSTLCAMILVEANFRAAFTEDIPRTAPAFFFVDIQPGQLPAFLQTARSVPGVTRIETSPMARGRIARLHGTPVAEARVEPDARWAVQGDRGLTYATTMPEGTHIVAGHWWPKDYAGPPLVSVDAKIAAGLGLSLGDTVTVNALGREITATVASLRRINWLSLGINYVFVFSPGALDGIPMTWLATASVDKKSPGDPAEALFDAVTKRFSNVTAIGTGDALSAVLRVADKVAAAVSVAAGTTLAVGMLVLLQTMAVGMRRKSYEAAIYKACGAKRRDILAVFLGENALLGVLAGCMALVIGGGLAWAFVAFFMDLPFRFFAGPAMLTVGAAAGLTLTLGMAGLWRTLSGKAWPYLRNE